In a single window of the Pseudoxanthomonas sp. F37 genome:
- a CDS encoding energy transducer TonB → MVRALPHGSDTRIDSGRVAALAAAIAVHAAALLMLLMPMAAPPIEPLALEAPKKPIFQIYEKKVLPDPVPVVEERKIVPEKKPDVIQPRTDVVTPALDTPVIVDGGSEPVVEPSVVDTGDVAGPAVAGPLPSATLEYVSATSPRYPINELRKGVQGTVMLRVLVDVDGTPVSVTIESSSGNRNLDKAALQHVLKTWRFKPAMQDGQAVQAYGLVPIAFSLQ, encoded by the coding sequence ATGGTTCGCGCACTACCCCACGGTTCCGACACCCGCATCGACAGCGGCCGCGTCGCCGCCCTCGCCGCCGCCATCGCGGTCCACGCCGCCGCCCTGCTCATGCTGCTGATGCCGATGGCGGCACCGCCCATCGAGCCGCTGGCCCTCGAGGCACCCAAGAAGCCCATCTTCCAGATCTATGAGAAGAAGGTCCTCCCCGATCCCGTCCCCGTGGTCGAGGAACGCAAGATCGTTCCGGAAAAGAAGCCGGACGTGATCCAGCCGCGGACCGACGTGGTGACCCCCGCCCTGGATACCCCGGTGATCGTCGATGGCGGCAGCGAGCCCGTCGTCGAGCCGTCGGTGGTCGACACCGGCGACGTCGCCGGTCCGGCCGTTGCCGGCCCGTTGCCCTCGGCCACGCTGGAGTACGTCAGCGCCACCTCGCCGCGCTATCCGATCAACGAACTGCGCAAAGGCGTGCAGGGTACGGTGATGCTGCGCGTGCTGGTGGACGTGGATGGCACGCCGGTCAGCGTGACCATCGAAAGCAGCAGCGGCAACCGCAACCTGGACAAGGCCGCGCTCCAGCATGTGCTGAAGACATGGCGCTTCAAGCCCGCCATGCAGGACGGACAGGCGGTGCAGGCCTACGGCCTGGTGCCGATCGCCTTCAGCCTGCAGTGA
- the holA gene encoding DNA polymerase III subunit delta: MELKPEQLAARGTTEPLHPAYLIAGPETLRVLEAADAVRAHARAQGIGEREVFDADGRDFDWGQLEASFNAPSLFSARRLVEVRLPGGKPGKEGAEVIGGFCANPPPDVVLLVTAGEWGKAYQGKWSDAIARIGVVAVAWAIKPHELPGWIESRLRGKGLRADRDAVQLLADRVEGNLLAAAQEIDKLALLSDGGVLDAERMESLVANAARYDVFRLTDAVLAGQGAQVSRIVAGLRAEGDMVAGLMPMVVKELLRTAALARVQAGGGNLAAEMKAQGIWEAKQAPFKRALQRHASPARWDRFVAEASKIDRTAKGRGDGDAWVALERLLLAIADAKAVRLLVA; encoded by the coding sequence ATGGAGCTGAAGCCGGAACAGCTGGCGGCGCGCGGTACGACCGAGCCGCTGCATCCGGCCTACCTGATCGCCGGGCCCGAAACGCTGCGCGTGCTGGAGGCGGCGGACGCCGTACGTGCGCACGCGCGGGCGCAGGGCATCGGTGAGCGCGAAGTCTTCGATGCAGACGGGCGCGATTTCGACTGGGGCCAGCTGGAGGCCAGTTTCAACGCACCCAGCCTGTTCAGTGCCCGCCGACTGGTGGAGGTGCGCCTGCCTGGCGGCAAGCCGGGCAAGGAAGGCGCCGAGGTCATCGGCGGCTTCTGCGCCAACCCGCCGCCCGACGTGGTGCTGCTGGTCACCGCAGGCGAATGGGGCAAGGCTTACCAGGGCAAGTGGAGCGACGCCATCGCGCGCATCGGCGTGGTCGCGGTGGCGTGGGCCATCAAGCCGCACGAACTGCCGGGATGGATCGAAAGCCGCCTGCGCGGCAAGGGCCTGCGCGCCGACCGCGACGCGGTGCAACTGCTGGCCGACCGCGTGGAAGGCAACCTGCTCGCCGCGGCGCAGGAGATCGACAAGCTGGCGCTGCTCAGCGATGGCGGCGTGCTCGATGCCGAACGCATGGAGTCGCTGGTGGCCAATGCGGCCCGCTACGACGTGTTCCGCCTGACCGATGCGGTGCTGGCGGGGCAGGGCGCGCAGGTGTCGCGCATCGTCGCCGGCCTGCGCGCCGAAGGTGACATGGTCGCGGGCCTGATGCCGATGGTGGTGAAGGAACTGCTGCGCACGGCCGCACTGGCGCGCGTGCAGGCCGGTGGCGGCAACCTGGCGGCGGAGATGAAGGCGCAGGGCATCTGGGAGGCAAAGCAGGCGCCGTTCAAGCGCGCCCTGCAACGGCACGCTTCGCCGGCGCGCTGGGACCGCTTCGTCGCCGAGGCCTCGAAGATCGATCGCACCGCCAAGGGACGTGGCGACGGCGACGCCTGGGTGGCGCTGGAGCGGCTGCTGCTGGCCATCGCCGACGCCAAGGCCGTGCGCCTGCTGGTGGCCTGA
- the rlmH gene encoding 23S rRNA (pseudouridine(1915)-N(3))-methyltransferase RlmH — MKCRLIATGERAPSWVAQGFAEYQKRLSHWLPFELVEIEPGLRGKGRDPQRAIEDEGRRVLAALPKNAHVVALEVTGKPYSSEQLARRLEHWRTLGRDIALLIGGPEGHAPDVVAAAHEKWSLSPLTLPHMLVRLVVAEQVYRAAAMLANHPYHRA, encoded by the coding sequence ATGAAATGCCGTCTCATCGCCACCGGCGAGCGTGCGCCGTCGTGGGTCGCCCAGGGATTTGCCGAGTACCAGAAGCGGTTGTCGCACTGGTTGCCGTTCGAACTGGTCGAAATCGAGCCGGGTCTGCGCGGGAAGGGGCGCGATCCGCAGCGCGCGATCGAGGACGAGGGCAGGCGCGTGCTCGCGGCGCTGCCGAAGAACGCCCATGTGGTCGCGCTGGAGGTCACCGGCAAGCCTTATTCGTCGGAACAGCTTGCCCGGCGGCTGGAGCACTGGCGCACCCTGGGGCGCGACATCGCATTGCTGATCGGCGGACCGGAAGGCCATGCGCCGGACGTGGTCGCGGCGGCGCACGAGAAGTGGTCGCTGAGTCCGCTGACGCTGCCGCACATGCTGGTGCGGCTGGTGGTGGCCGAGCAGGTGTACCGCGCGGCGGCGATGCTGGCCAACCATCCATACCACCGCGCGTGA
- the nadD gene encoding nicotinate-nucleotide adenylyltransferase: MLRLFYGGTFDPIHNGHLAIARAARDALRVTVRLMPAADPPHRAPPGASATQRAHLLDLAIEGEDGLCVDRRELRRAARLPASRSYTVDTLRELRRELGDAAPLALLIGADSLLGLPGWHEWRALFGLAHFVVADRPGVPLDAGLPPGLAEVLASRWTSCADALARTPAGLVYRLDHPLQSESATDIRRRISAGEPWRHLVPARVATAIADERLYLDRAATHGPL; the protein is encoded by the coding sequence ATGCTGCGGCTCTTCTACGGCGGCACCTTCGATCCCATCCACAACGGACACCTGGCCATCGCGCGCGCCGCGCGCGACGCGCTGCGCGTGACCGTGCGCCTGATGCCCGCCGCGGACCCGCCGCATCGCGCGCCACCGGGCGCGAGCGCGACGCAGCGCGCGCACCTGCTCGATCTGGCGATAGAGGGAGAGGACGGCCTGTGCGTGGACAGGCGCGAACTGCGCCGGGCCGCGCGGTTGCCGGCGTCGCGGTCGTACACGGTGGACACGCTGCGCGAATTGCGCAGGGAACTGGGCGACGCAGCCCCCCTGGCCCTGCTGATCGGGGCCGACAGCCTGCTGGGCCTGCCGGGTTGGCACGAATGGCGGGCCCTGTTCGGTCTGGCCCATTTCGTGGTGGCGGACCGTCCCGGCGTGCCGCTGGATGCCGGCCTGCCGCCCGGTCTGGCCGAGGTGCTGGCATCGCGCTGGACCTCCTGCGCCGACGCGCTGGCCAGGACGCCGGCCGGCCTGGTGTACCGGCTGGACCACCCGTTGCAGTCCGAATCGGCCACCGACATCCGCCGCCGGATCTCCGCCGGTGAGCCCTGGCGCCACCTGGTGCCGGCCCGCGTCGCCACGGCGATCGCCGACGAAAGGCTCTACCTTGACCGGGCCGCGACGCACGGTCCGCTATAA
- a CDS encoding SIMPL domain-containing protein has product MRLPLIRPLLLALTLSLGATAAMTSHAQTSPAYAIPSDGTLLNVSAQAEASRVPDIATISAGVVTQAVDGNTAMRQNSEQMAKVVAAIKAAGIADKDVQTSGISLNPQYRYAENEAPKITGYQANNTVSVKVRDIAKLGKVLDALAGVGANQINGPSFEIDEPEPVYDEARLAALKKAQGRAETYAKSLGLKVRRIVSISEGGGGFRPVPMMAMAKAESFDRAGAAPPVSPGETTVSVNLDVVFELGR; this is encoded by the coding sequence CCGCCGCCATGACCAGCCACGCCCAGACCTCACCGGCCTACGCCATCCCGTCCGACGGGACCCTGCTCAACGTGTCGGCGCAGGCCGAGGCCTCGCGCGTGCCCGACATCGCCACGATCTCCGCCGGCGTGGTCACCCAGGCCGTGGACGGCAACACCGCCATGCGCCAGAACAGCGAGCAGATGGCCAAGGTGGTGGCGGCCATCAAGGCCGCCGGCATCGCCGACAAGGACGTGCAGACCAGCGGGATCAGCCTCAATCCGCAGTACCGCTATGCCGAGAACGAGGCCCCGAAGATCACCGGCTACCAGGCCAACAATACGGTCAGCGTGAAGGTCCGCGACATCGCCAAGCTGGGCAAGGTGCTGGACGCGCTGGCCGGCGTGGGCGCCAACCAGATCAACGGGCCCAGCTTCGAGATCGACGAACCGGAGCCGGTCTATGACGAGGCTCGCCTGGCCGCACTCAAGAAGGCCCAGGGCCGCGCCGAGACCTATGCGAAGTCGCTGGGCCTGAAGGTACGCAGGATCGTCAGCATTTCCGAAGGCGGCGGCGGCTTCCGTCCGGTCCCGATGATGGCGATGGCCAAGGCGGAGTCCTTCGATCGTGCCGGCGCCGCACCGCCGGTGTCGCCGGGCGAAACCACGGTCTCGGTCAACCTGGATGTGGTGTTCGAACTGGGCAGGTAA
- a CDS encoding alkaline phosphatase PhoX produces MTLFDPSRRQVLKGSAAAVAMGAIGSLGALYARQAQAATTATRLSPVPSRYGPLAPVADEATGLPLLQLPRGFRYRSFGWSGDRMDDGQPCPDRHDGMAVVGVRRPRHGRRVPGHGHGLEYVLIRNHERGAGTPIRAPGMYDTGTVSGTQFAGGGTTTLGWRHGQWTRMEPSLGGTLVNCAGGPTPWGTWLSCEEIKTDATSSTGRKHGYVFEVDPDSERTTGRPLVGLGRFSHEAVAVDPRTGIVYLTEDDRNKSGLYRFVPNDRRGRNGSLENGGRLQAARVRGRRNVDLSVAGIGDEYALEWVDIPDPDLDTIAAPAGFPDVSAGETLSGPFAQAWSEGALRMSRGEGIWYSYGKMFIVDTSTGVDAQGRKGRGNGSVWVLDLFTQRLKALFVSGNQLAAHNPDNITVSGRGGVVLCEDGGESPDEYGPGARLIGLTRAGESFYLCKNNVQLTSTQIANAGKSVAEGDYRGSEFCGACWDPLSRTLFVNLQSPGITVAITGPWERGPL; encoded by the coding sequence ATGACGCTGTTCGATCCCTCCCGCCGCCAGGTCCTGAAAGGCAGTGCCGCCGCCGTCGCCATGGGTGCCATCGGCAGCCTGGGCGCGTTGTACGCGCGCCAGGCACAGGCCGCCACGACCGCGACGCGGCTTTCGCCCGTTCCCAGCCGCTACGGTCCGCTGGCTCCGGTCGCGGACGAGGCCACCGGCCTGCCGCTGCTGCAGTTGCCGCGTGGTTTCCGCTATCGCTCCTTCGGCTGGAGCGGCGACCGCATGGACGACGGCCAGCCATGCCCGGACCGCCACGACGGCATGGCCGTGGTCGGCGTGCGTCGCCCGCGCCACGGCCGCCGCGTCCCAGGACATGGGCACGGCCTGGAGTACGTGCTGATCCGCAACCATGAGCGTGGCGCCGGCACGCCCATCCGGGCGCCCGGCATGTACGACACGGGCACCGTCAGCGGCACGCAGTTCGCCGGCGGCGGCACCACGACGCTGGGCTGGCGCCATGGCCAATGGACGCGCATGGAGCCCAGCCTGGGCGGCACGCTGGTGAACTGCGCGGGCGGCCCGACCCCGTGGGGCACCTGGCTGAGCTGCGAGGAGATCAAGACCGATGCCACGTCGAGCACGGGCCGCAAGCACGGCTACGTTTTCGAAGTGGACCCGGACAGCGAACGCACGACCGGCCGTCCGCTGGTGGGCCTGGGCCGTTTCAGCCATGAAGCCGTGGCCGTGGATCCGCGCACCGGCATCGTCTACCTGACCGAGGACGACCGCAACAAGTCCGGCCTGTACCGATTCGTCCCGAACGACCGCCGTGGCCGCAACGGTTCGCTGGAGAACGGCGGCCGGCTGCAGGCGGCGCGCGTGCGCGGGCGCCGCAACGTCGACCTGAGCGTGGCCGGCATCGGCGACGAGTACGCGCTGGAATGGGTGGACATCCCGGATCCGGACCTGGACACGATCGCGGCGCCGGCCGGCTTCCCCGACGTATCCGCCGGCGAAACGCTGAGTGGGCCGTTCGCGCAGGCATGGAGCGAGGGCGCGCTGCGGATGAGCCGTGGCGAAGGCATCTGGTACAGCTACGGCAAGATGTTCATCGTCGACACCAGCACCGGCGTGGACGCGCAGGGCCGCAAGGGCCGCGGCAACGGATCGGTGTGGGTGCTGGACCTGTTCACGCAGCGGCTGAAGGCATTGTTCGTCAGCGGCAACCAGCTGGCCGCGCACAATCCCGACAACATCACGGTCAGCGGGCGCGGCGGCGTGGTGCTGTGCGAGGACGGCGGCGAGAGTCCCGACGAATACGGCCCTGGCGCGCGCCTGATCGGCCTGACCCGTGCGGGAGAATCGTTCTACCTGTGCAAGAACAACGTGCAGCTGACCTCCACCCAGATCGCCAACGCCGGCAAGTCGGTGGCGGAGGGCGACTACCGCGGAAGCGAGTTCTGCGGCGCGTGCTGGGATCCGCTCTCGCGCACGCTGTTCGTCAACCTGCAGTCGCCCGGCATCACCGTCGCCATCACCGGCCCCTGGGAGCGCGGGCCGCTCTGA
- the rsfS gene encoding ribosome silencing factor, with protein MSSQAHVIKTRLPSPPPALPDLLANVHAALHELKAKDVVEIDVRGKSSVADYLVIASGTSTRHVKSIADEVVKFAKKLDVMPLGVEGEREAEWVLVDLGDVIVHVMLPRVREFYALERLWTVGDQPPEDIETADESRL; from the coding sequence TTGTCCAGCCAAGCCCACGTCATCAAGACCCGCCTCCCCAGTCCGCCGCCGGCCCTGCCGGACCTGCTCGCCAACGTCCATGCGGCGTTGCATGAACTGAAAGCCAAGGACGTCGTCGAGATCGACGTGCGCGGCAAGTCCAGCGTCGCCGACTACCTGGTCATCGCCTCGGGCACCTCGACCCGCCACGTGAAGTCGATCGCCGACGAAGTGGTGAAGTTCGCCAAGAAGCTGGACGTCATGCCGCTGGGCGTGGAAGGCGAGCGCGAGGCCGAATGGGTGCTGGTGGACCTGGGCGACGTCATCGTCCACGTCATGCTGCCGCGCGTGCGCGAGTTCTACGCGCTGGAGCGCCTGTGGACGGTCGGCGACCAGCCGCCGGAAGACATCGAAACCGCGGACGAATCGCGCCTCTGA